A region from the Marinobacter sp. SS13-12 genome encodes:
- a CDS encoding carbohydrate porin: MSFRISSCHRPVATAATVAVFAGLSVGVQAQESVEDRLLALEQQLADVEPHARGDEGFSFNTYARSGLLLNGDGKSAPGGPYLTPAGSVGGAVGRLGNEPDTYLEAILNYKSVAENGTKAHYRLMLADSTTSSNDWTSDDGALNVRQAYVEFSNLAGFTGIFEDASIWAGKRFDRDNFDIHWLDSDFVFLAGTGAGLYDVTFSDSVTSNFSLYGRSFLDFPSDPDTTDGTSDTDNLILTANNYFGNVQWMINGMSAADNDERVVGGLTEAADTGVNTMLAYHGDSFFGLSDGNFKVALLHGQGLGAEVKNIGADGNLHEDAASTRVAVYGTTRLSDTWRLAPMIMAETSTDRYVEGDDYQWLTFNTRLANELGANFEMQYEASWQMMDLQTEGYEGRSDVDGDYARFTIAPTFKPQVGGFWNRPEIRVFASYSTWDDELNRYDGGDALGQEDFGGSQWTFGTQMEIWF; encoded by the coding sequence ATGAGTTTTCGCATTTCATCGTGCCACCGCCCAGTGGCAACGGCAGCAACCGTGGCCGTATTCGCAGGCCTTTCCGTTGGCGTACAGGCCCAGGAGAGCGTGGAAGACCGCCTCTTGGCTCTGGAGCAACAGCTGGCGGACGTCGAACCCCATGCCCGGGGCGACGAAGGTTTTTCCTTCAACACCTACGCCCGTTCCGGCCTTCTTCTCAACGGTGATGGCAAGAGTGCGCCTGGCGGCCCTTACCTGACACCGGCCGGTTCGGTAGGCGGCGCCGTTGGCCGGTTGGGCAACGAGCCGGACACCTACCTGGAAGCCATCCTTAACTACAAGAGCGTGGCTGAGAATGGCACAAAGGCCCATTACCGCCTGATGCTTGCCGATTCCACCACCTCCAGTAACGACTGGACGTCGGACGATGGCGCCCTGAACGTGCGCCAGGCCTATGTGGAGTTCAGCAATCTGGCTGGTTTTACCGGCATCTTCGAGGATGCGTCCATCTGGGCCGGTAAGCGCTTCGACCGGGACAACTTCGACATCCATTGGCTCGACAGCGACTTTGTGTTCCTTGCGGGCACCGGTGCCGGTCTCTACGACGTCACCTTCAGCGACTCGGTGACGTCCAATTTCTCACTCTACGGCCGCAGCTTCCTGGATTTTCCCTCCGACCCCGACACCACTGATGGCACCTCGGACACAGACAACCTGATCCTCACCGCCAACAACTACTTCGGCAACGTGCAGTGGATGATCAATGGCATGTCCGCCGCGGATAACGATGAGCGAGTGGTTGGTGGATTGACCGAAGCGGCCGACACCGGTGTGAACACCATGCTGGCCTACCACGGCGACAGCTTCTTCGGACTGTCCGACGGTAATTTCAAGGTGGCACTGCTACACGGCCAGGGCCTGGGGGCGGAGGTCAAGAACATCGGCGCCGATGGCAACCTGCATGAAGATGCCGCCAGTACCCGTGTCGCTGTTTACGGCACCACCCGTCTGAGTGATACCTGGCGTCTTGCCCCGATGATCATGGCGGAAACCAGCACGGACCGTTATGTGGAAGGAGACGACTATCAATGGCTGACCTTCAACACGCGGCTGGCCAATGAGCTGGGCGCCAACTTTGAAATGCAGTACGAGGCTTCCTGGCAGATGATGGATTTGCAAACCGAAGGCTACGAGGGGCGCAGTGATGTCGATGGTGACTACGCCCGCTTTACCATTGCACCGACCTTCAAACCGCAGGTGGGGGGATTCTGGAACCGCCCCGAAATCCGTGTTTTTGCCAGCTATTCTACCTGGGACGACGAGCTCAACCGTTATGACGGCGGCGATGCCCTCGGCCAGGAAGACTTTGGCGGCAGCCAGTGGACCTTCGGTACCCAGATGGAAATCTGGTTCTGA
- a CDS encoding alpha-amylase family glycosyl hydrolase: protein MSQSQPWWKGGIIYQIYPRSFMDSNGDGIGDLKGATEKLPYVASLGVDAIWLSPFFTSPMKDFGYDVSDYRGVDPLFGTMADFRALVSEAHRLNLKVIIDQVISHTSDAHPWFEESRRSRDNPKADWFVWADPKPDGTPPNNWLSIFGGSAWAWDTRRGQYYLHNFLASQPDLNFHNPEVRQAQLDNMRFWLDLGADGFRLDTVNFYFHNQSLADNPAVPAGENKTFVAQGMNPYTYQRHVNDLSQPENIGFLNDLRALMDEYPETTLVGEIGDDKPLERMAEYTAGNDRLHMAYSFDLLSDRHGPEYVRDVVRRYQEGLGDGWPCWALSNHDVVRVVSRWADGGEDLRLYPRVLMALLLSLRGSVSMYQGEELGLPEASVPYEELQDPYGISFWPEFRGRDGCRTPIVWEPVPKGGFTSGKPWLPVDRDHLEFAVSQQEADPGSTLNAVRKLIHWRQQQPALVRGDMRVLDNTGDALCWIREASEQSLLVALNLTGEELRLALPCTISGLLEGHGFHGYLDGNELVLPPYQAFFAET from the coding sequence ATGAGCCAGTCACAGCCCTGGTGGAAGGGTGGCATTATCTACCAGATCTATCCCCGCAGTTTCATGGACAGCAACGGGGACGGCATTGGTGACCTCAAGGGGGCAACCGAAAAGCTGCCCTATGTGGCATCACTGGGTGTAGACGCCATCTGGCTGTCGCCCTTCTTTACCTCGCCGATGAAGGACTTTGGCTACGATGTGTCCGATTACCGGGGCGTTGATCCTCTTTTTGGCACCATGGCGGATTTCCGGGCTCTGGTCAGCGAGGCTCACCGGCTGAATCTGAAAGTCATCATTGACCAGGTGATCAGCCACACCTCCGATGCCCATCCCTGGTTCGAGGAAAGCCGCCGCAGCCGCGACAACCCCAAAGCGGACTGGTTTGTCTGGGCTGATCCCAAGCCGGATGGCACGCCACCCAACAACTGGTTGTCCATCTTCGGCGGCAGCGCCTGGGCCTGGGATACCCGGCGGGGGCAGTATTACCTGCACAATTTCCTGGCGAGTCAGCCGGATCTCAATTTCCATAATCCGGAGGTGCGCCAGGCTCAGCTGGATAACATGCGCTTCTGGCTGGATCTGGGAGCGGACGGTTTCCGGCTGGATACGGTCAACTTCTATTTCCACAACCAGAGCCTGGCGGATAACCCGGCGGTGCCGGCAGGGGAGAACAAGACCTTTGTGGCCCAGGGCATGAACCCCTATACCTACCAGCGCCATGTAAACGACCTGAGCCAGCCGGAAAACATCGGGTTCCTCAACGACCTGAGAGCGCTGATGGATGAGTACCCGGAAACCACCCTGGTGGGTGAGATTGGTGACGACAAGCCTCTGGAGCGAATGGCCGAATATACTGCCGGCAATGACCGCCTGCATATGGCCTATTCTTTTGATTTGTTGTCTGACCGGCATGGCCCGGAGTATGTGCGTGATGTGGTGCGCCGCTACCAGGAAGGGCTGGGGGACGGCTGGCCCTGCTGGGCCCTGAGCAACCATGACGTGGTGCGCGTGGTGTCGCGCTGGGCTGATGGCGGTGAGGATCTGCGGCTGTATCCGCGGGTGTTGATGGCGCTACTACTCTCTTTGCGGGGCAGTGTGTCCATGTACCAGGGCGAGGAACTTGGCCTTCCGGAAGCGTCGGTGCCCTACGAGGAGCTACAGGACCCATACGGAATCAGCTTCTGGCCGGAATTCCGGGGTCGTGACGGGTGCCGCACGCCGATCGTGTGGGAGCCGGTACCAAAGGGCGGATTTACCTCCGGAAAACCCTGGTTGCCGGTGGACCGTGATCACCTGGAGTTCGCCGTCAGCCAACAGGAAGCTGACCCGGGCTCCACGCTTAATGCGGTGCGCAAGCTGATCCACTGGCGCCAGCAGCAGCCTGCGCTGGTTCGGGGTGATATGAGGGTGCTTGATAACACCGGTGATGCCTTGTGCTGGATCCGCGAAGCCAGCGAGCAGTCCTTGCTGGTGGCACTGAACCTGACCGGTGAGGAACTGCGGTTGGCGTTACCCTGCACGATATCCGGGCTGCTTGAGGGCCATGGCTTCCATGGCTATCTGGACGGTAACGAACTTGTGCTGCCGCCATACCAGGCATTTTTCGCAGAAACGTAA
- the ugpC gene encoding sn-glycerol-3-phosphate ABC transporter ATP-binding protein UgpC has protein sequence MACVELKKINKTFGNIEIIQCVDLRVEDGEFVVFVGPSGCGKSTLLRLIAGLEEPTAGDIEIAGEVVTDLSPKERGVGMVFQSYALYPHMSVYENIAFGLKLDKANRGKVREWVEKTAEILQLTSLLQRKPRELSGGQRQRVAIGRSMAREPQIMLFDEPLSNLDASLRVQMRTEIAKLHDRLQSTMIYVTHDQVEAMTLADKIVVLNGGHIEQVGTPYELYETPASLFVAGFIGSPKMNLMPSAIKATSPGRSVDVDVCGMGTVTVERDASHMADGAAMTVGLRPEHIRLSLSGPDSGLEVVNVEYLGNEAYVYLEMPGMDDLVVVRESVPCQIRPGQRVALDAEPERLHVFDADGHSLPRVDPRTREDSVQQAATN, from the coding sequence ATGGCTTGTGTGGAACTGAAAAAAATCAACAAAACCTTTGGCAACATAGAAATTATTCAGTGTGTGGACCTGCGGGTTGAAGACGGTGAGTTCGTGGTATTCGTCGGACCCTCGGGCTGCGGCAAGTCCACGCTGCTACGTCTTATCGCCGGACTGGAGGAGCCCACGGCGGGAGATATCGAGATCGCCGGCGAGGTGGTCACTGACCTGTCCCCGAAGGAGCGTGGCGTGGGCATGGTGTTTCAGTCCTACGCGCTATACCCGCATATGTCGGTGTACGAGAACATTGCCTTCGGGCTGAAACTGGACAAGGCCAACAGGGGCAAGGTCCGGGAGTGGGTGGAGAAAACCGCAGAGATACTCCAGCTCACCAGCCTGCTACAACGCAAGCCCCGTGAATTGTCTGGCGGCCAGCGCCAGCGGGTGGCCATTGGTCGCTCCATGGCCCGGGAACCGCAGATCATGCTGTTCGATGAGCCCCTGTCCAACCTGGACGCCAGCCTGCGTGTGCAAATGCGTACCGAAATTGCGAAGCTGCACGACCGGCTGCAGTCCACCATGATCTATGTCACCCATGATCAGGTGGAGGCCATGACCCTGGCGGACAAGATCGTGGTGCTTAACGGTGGCCATATCGAGCAGGTAGGTACGCCCTATGAGCTTTATGAAACGCCCGCCAGCCTGTTCGTGGCGGGGTTTATCGGCTCCCCGAAAATGAACCTGATGCCTTCCGCCATCAAGGCTACAAGCCCGGGGCGGTCTGTTGATGTTGACGTGTGTGGCATGGGAACGGTGACCGTGGAGCGGGATGCTTCGCACATGGCAGATGGTGCCGCGATGACCGTCGGGCTGAGGCCCGAACACATCCGGCTTTCGCTTTCGGGGCCGGATTCCGGGCTGGAAGTGGTGAACGTGGAGTACCTGGGCAATGAGGCTTATGTGTACCTGGAAATGCCCGGGATGGACGATCTGGTAGTGGTTCGTGAATCTGTTCCCTGTCAGATTCGGCCAGGCCAGAGGGTTGCCCTGGACGCCGAGCCGGAGCGCCTCCATGTTTTCGACGCCGACGGCCACAGTCTGCCACGCGTGGACCCGCGCACCAGGGAAGATTCGGTTCAGCAAGCCGCAACTAACTGA
- a CDS encoding sugar ABC transporter permease gives MADPTVTSANADAGEQSLARPAPPKHRHNTVHRQRLRAAWMFLIPMLVVLAAVAGWPLMRTIWFSFTDASFSDISTYSMIGFENYLVYDNGAWYGVLADPSWWRAVWNTLFFTVVSVGAETVLGLIIALTLNAQFRGRGLIRAATLIPWAIPTIVSAKMWGWMLHDQFGIINDLLMTLGIIAEPLNWTANSDLSMWAVIMVDVWKTTPFMALLTLAALQMLPSDCYEAAKVDGIHPVRVFFRVTLPLIYPALMVAIIFRVLDALRVFDVIYVLTSNSEDTMSMSVYARQQLVEFQDVGYGSAASTVLFLIIALLTISYLYLGRKQFGGDA, from the coding sequence ATGGCTGATCCGACCGTCACCTCAGCAAACGCGGACGCGGGCGAGCAGTCACTCGCCCGGCCCGCTCCCCCTAAACACCGGCACAACACAGTGCATCGTCAGCGCCTCCGTGCGGCCTGGATGTTCCTGATACCGATGCTGGTGGTACTGGCGGCGGTAGCCGGCTGGCCCCTGATGCGTACCATCTGGTTCAGCTTTACCGACGCCAGTTTCTCGGATATCAGCACCTACAGCATGATCGGGTTCGAAAATTACCTGGTGTACGACAATGGTGCCTGGTATGGCGTGCTGGCGGACCCGAGCTGGTGGCGTGCGGTCTGGAATACGCTGTTCTTCACGGTGGTTTCCGTGGGGGCTGAAACGGTGTTGGGGCTGATCATCGCCCTGACCCTGAATGCCCAGTTCCGGGGCCGCGGACTTATCCGGGCAGCGACCCTGATCCCCTGGGCCATTCCCACCATTGTGTCGGCAAAGATGTGGGGCTGGATGCTCCATGACCAGTTCGGGATTATCAATGACCTGTTGATGACCCTGGGCATCATTGCCGAACCCTTGAACTGGACGGCCAACTCGGACCTGTCCATGTGGGCGGTGATTATGGTGGATGTGTGGAAAACCACGCCTTTTATGGCGCTGCTGACACTGGCGGCACTGCAGATGCTGCCATCGGACTGCTACGAGGCCGCAAAGGTGGATGGCATCCACCCGGTGCGGGTGTTTTTCCGCGTCACCCTGCCTTTGATCTATCCGGCGCTTATGGTGGCGATCATCTTCCGCGTGCTGGATGCGTTGCGGGTGTTCGACGTGATCTACGTGCTCACCTCCAACAGCGAGGACACCATGTCCATGTCCGTCTATGCCCGCCAGCAGCTGGTGGAATTCCAGGATGTGGGTTACGGCTCGGCAGCATCCACCGTGCTGTTCCTGATCATTGCCCTGCTGACCATTTCCTATCTCTACCTGGGGCGCAAACAGTTCGGAGGTGATGCATGA
- a CDS encoding ABC transporter substrate-binding protein — protein sequence MFRSNGFQWILGGLAVSMLAGGLQAKTITISCGAVGAEKQLCEEGTRAWSEKSGHEVKVVSTPNSATERLSLYQQLFAARSGDVDVFQIDVVWPGMLASHLVDLTEYTDGAESAHFEALVKNNTVDGSLVAMPWFTDAGVLYYRKDLLEKYDMEVPETWQQLTDTATTVMAEEREAGNDRFWGYVWQGRAYEGLTCNALEWVASFNGGTIVDANGDVTINNEQAAEALSLASTWIDGISPRSVLNYTEEEARGVFQSGNALFMRNWPYAWSLAQNEDSPVRNKVGVSALPRGGDDGRHAGTLGGWQLAVSKYSDNVDEAADLVRFLTSYEEQKRRAIEGSYNPTIPDLYRDEEVLSAVPFFGELFETFKNGVPRPSSATGDQYNRVSNAFFNAAHEVLAGKAEPEQALSELDAQLKRLGRRGW from the coding sequence ATGTTCAGATCCAATGGATTTCAGTGGATTCTAGGCGGCCTGGCCGTCAGCATGCTGGCCGGTGGCCTGCAGGCCAAGACCATCACCATCTCCTGTGGTGCCGTCGGAGCAGAGAAGCAGCTTTGTGAGGAGGGCACCCGGGCGTGGTCGGAGAAATCCGGCCATGAGGTCAAGGTGGTGTCCACGCCGAATTCGGCCACCGAGCGCCTGTCGCTCTACCAGCAGCTGTTCGCCGCCCGTTCCGGCGATGTGGACGTGTTCCAGATCGACGTGGTCTGGCCCGGCATGCTGGCCAGTCACCTGGTGGACCTGACGGAGTACACCGACGGCGCGGAAAGCGCGCACTTTGAAGCACTGGTAAAAAACAACACCGTGGATGGCAGCCTGGTTGCCATGCCCTGGTTTACTGACGCCGGTGTTCTGTACTACCGCAAGGACTTGCTGGAAAAGTACGACATGGAGGTACCGGAAACCTGGCAGCAGCTGACCGATACCGCCACAACCGTGATGGCGGAAGAGCGGGAAGCCGGCAATGACCGTTTCTGGGGTTACGTCTGGCAGGGCCGGGCATACGAGGGCCTGACCTGTAACGCCCTGGAATGGGTTGCCAGCTTTAACGGAGGCACCATCGTTGATGCAAACGGTGACGTGACCATCAATAATGAACAGGCGGCCGAGGCTCTGTCACTGGCCAGCACCTGGATTGATGGCATCTCTCCCCGCAGCGTATTGAATTACACCGAGGAAGAAGCCAGGGGTGTGTTCCAGTCCGGCAATGCCCTGTTCATGCGCAACTGGCCTTACGCCTGGAGCCTGGCCCAGAATGAGGACAGTCCGGTCAGGAACAAGGTTGGCGTTTCGGCGCTGCCACGGGGTGGCGACGATGGTCGGCACGCCGGCACCCTGGGTGGCTGGCAACTGGCCGTGTCGAAATACTCGGATAACGTGGACGAGGCAGCCGATCTGGTGAGGTTTCTGACCAGTTATGAGGAACAGAAGCGCCGCGCTATCGAAGGCAGTTATAACCCCACCATCCCTGATCTGTACCGTGATGAGGAAGTGCTCTCGGCGGTGCCGTTCTTCGGTGAGCTGTTCGAAACCTTCAAGAATGGTGTGCCACGCCCGTCCTCGGCGACCGGCGACCAGTATAACCGTGTCAGCAATGCCTTCTTCAATGCCGCCCACGAGGTGCTTGCGGGCAAGGCGGAGCCTGAACAGGCACTGAGCGAGCTTGATGCTCAACTGAAGCGGCTCGGACGTCGCGGCTGGTAA
- a CDS encoding Yip1 family protein has protein sequence MLLSHAFGLFTRPDSEWAEIRKEHAPPRRLYVAYVLVLAAIAPICAYISTAHFGWTVGSDRLIKLTEISAFQMSLLTYLAMLVGVFALGYAINWMARTYGADEEPVPSNALALAAYSCTPLFLAGFALLYPVPWFNALVFLAAAGYGAWLMYEGLPIVMGIPKDQAVMYVGALLTVALVILVSTRVGSVILWNYGFGPVFVQG, from the coding sequence ATGCTTCTGAGTCATGCGTTTGGTCTGTTTACCCGTCCTGATAGTGAGTGGGCAGAAATCCGCAAGGAACATGCGCCCCCCAGAAGACTCTATGTTGCCTACGTACTGGTTCTTGCAGCCATAGCGCCGATCTGTGCGTACATCTCCACGGCGCACTTTGGCTGGACCGTCGGCAGTGACCGACTGATCAAACTGACAGAAATAAGCGCGTTCCAGATGAGTCTGCTCACCTACCTGGCCATGCTGGTGGGTGTGTTTGCCCTGGGATATGCAATCAACTGGATGGCCAGGACTTACGGTGCCGATGAGGAGCCGGTTCCTTCCAACGCCCTTGCACTGGCAGCGTACTCCTGCACGCCGCTGTTCCTGGCCGGGTTCGCTCTGCTGTATCCGGTACCCTGGTTCAATGCTCTCGTCTTTCTGGCAGCGGCCGGCTATGGCGCCTGGCTGATGTACGAAGGCCTGCCCATTGTCATGGGCATCCCCAAAGATCAGGCGGTTATGTATGTCGGTGCACTGCTGACGGTGGCGCTGGTGATTCTGGTCTCCACCCGTGTAGGCTCCGTTATCCTCTGGAACTACGGTTTTGGCCCGGTGTTTGTGCAAGGCTAG
- a CDS encoding carbohydrate kinase, which translates to MTDVLCFGEALIDMRGEAVSGRQVYIPQPGGAPANVAVGVARLGGRSGFIGQVGADVFGSDIVSALVEYGVDVSLTRRTSQAMTALAFVTLDQDGERSFAFYRTGTADLLYESRMCPDEALKRARIVHFCSNTLTAPAIRETTFTMMRRAREHDCLVSFDVNYRQPLWPADEGPAPHILKAAGMADIVKFSREELEALFGKSAGLADDLLAEAVQLVLISDGANPLQACCPGQTLTLQPPQVEAKDTTAAGDSFVAGLLYGLGTQAIGSAAFGDWLAVPGNLEAALAFAARCGAYTAMHYGAFDALPTIDRLQDLVPETGRV; encoded by the coding sequence ATGACCGATGTACTGTGTTTTGGCGAGGCCCTGATTGATATGCGCGGTGAAGCGGTATCAGGCCGGCAGGTCTATATCCCGCAGCCTGGCGGCGCGCCTGCCAACGTGGCGGTGGGGGTCGCCAGGCTCGGCGGCCGCTCCGGATTCATCGGCCAGGTCGGCGCGGATGTTTTTGGCAGCGACATAGTAAGCGCGCTGGTGGAATACGGTGTGGACGTCTCGCTCACCCGCCGGACCTCCCAAGCCATGACGGCGCTGGCATTCGTCACCCTCGACCAGGATGGTGAGCGCAGTTTTGCCTTTTACCGCACCGGAACCGCCGATCTGCTCTACGAGTCCCGAATGTGCCCGGATGAAGCACTGAAGCGGGCACGTATTGTCCATTTCTGCTCCAACACCCTGACGGCGCCGGCTATCCGGGAGACTACCTTTACAATGATGCGGCGCGCCAGAGAGCATGACTGCCTGGTCAGCTTTGACGTGAACTATCGGCAACCGCTCTGGCCAGCCGATGAAGGGCCGGCACCTCATATCCTGAAAGCGGCCGGTATGGCGGACATCGTCAAGTTCAGCCGCGAGGAGCTGGAGGCGCTGTTCGGGAAAAGCGCCGGGCTGGCCGATGATTTGCTGGCCGAGGCGGTGCAGCTCGTGCTGATATCAGACGGCGCAAACCCGTTGCAGGCCTGTTGCCCGGGGCAGACACTGACCCTGCAACCGCCACAGGTGGAGGCGAAAGATACCACCGCCGCCGGTGATTCCTTTGTTGCCGGCCTGCTGTATGGGCTTGGTACGCAAGCCATTGGAAGCGCAGCCTTCGGTGACTGGCTGGCAGTGCCGGGAAACCTCGAGGCGGCACTGGCATTTGCCGCTCGTTGCGGCGCCTACACGGCCATGCACTACGGTGCATTTGATGCTTTGCCAACGATTGACCGTTTGCAGGATCTCGTGCCGGAAACAGGCAGGGTCTGA
- a CDS encoding LacI family DNA-binding transcriptional regulator — translation METSTPENRPKRLTVKLMAEKLNVSTATISNAFNRPDQLSEARRRWILEECKRHGYLGPNAAARSLRTGRTGNVGVMLADNLAYSLTDPVASEFLHGLAEVFDQKQMNMLLLSSKEDDEHRSRVQEAMVDGFIVYGWLKKGRTYDRLLQHGKQMVAVDFDLEGCTWVNIDNYEGARCSAEHALKTPPTNVAIMGLRLVDTDRVCRIRDHELFSESRAISVRRLRGYLDALEAAGHHVSSDRIWSTPTNTHQDAYQAAREALTSNPRPDLMLCMSDRIALAAIQAALQMGLRVPEDVRIVGFDGIPEGANLHPSLTTVYQQSAEKGRTAARIFLGEKEDRNVLLPTCLLVRESCP, via the coding sequence ATGGAAACATCAACCCCGGAAAACCGGCCAAAACGATTGACCGTCAAGCTGATGGCAGAGAAGCTCAATGTCTCCACAGCGACCATCTCGAATGCGTTCAACCGCCCGGATCAACTCTCGGAGGCGCGTCGCCGGTGGATCCTGGAGGAATGCAAGCGCCATGGTTACCTGGGCCCCAATGCCGCTGCACGCAGCCTTCGCACCGGGAGAACGGGGAATGTCGGGGTGATGCTGGCAGACAACCTGGCCTACAGTCTGACCGACCCGGTGGCCAGCGAGTTTCTCCACGGCCTGGCGGAAGTGTTCGATCAGAAGCAGATGAACATGCTGTTGCTGTCCAGCAAGGAAGACGACGAGCATCGAAGCCGGGTGCAGGAAGCGATGGTGGATGGCTTCATCGTGTATGGCTGGCTGAAGAAGGGCCGCACTTACGACCGGCTGTTGCAGCATGGCAAGCAGATGGTTGCCGTGGATTTTGATCTGGAGGGCTGTACCTGGGTCAACATCGACAACTATGAAGGGGCGCGGTGCAGCGCCGAACATGCCCTGAAAACGCCGCCCACCAACGTCGCCATCATGGGCTTGCGGCTGGTGGATACCGATCGGGTCTGCCGCATCCGTGACCATGAGCTGTTCAGCGAATCACGGGCCATTTCCGTGCGCCGGCTGCGGGGCTACCTGGATGCGCTGGAGGCTGCCGGCCATCATGTTTCCTCCGACAGGATCTGGTCCACCCCCACCAACACCCATCAGGACGCCTACCAGGCCGCCCGCGAGGCGCTCACCAGCAACCCGCGCCCGGATCTGATGCTGTGTATGAGTGACCGGATTGCCCTGGCGGCTATTCAGGCAGCGTTGCAAATGGGTCTGAGGGTGCCGGAAGACGTTCGCATCGTCGGCTTTGACGGCATTCCGGAGGGGGCCAACCTGCACCCGTCGCTGACCACGGTTTACCAGCAGAGTGCGGAGAAAGGACGCACCGCCGCGCGGATCTTTCTCGGCGAGAAGGAGGATCGCAACGTATTGTTGCCTACTTGTTTGCTGGTGCGGGAGAGCTGTCCATGA
- a CDS encoding carbohydrate ABC transporter permease, which yields MNRKLLRKIVAKTGFGLLLAAIMLFTVFPFYYAILTSFKSGSELFNINYWITSFNLENYQAVLGQSSFVSSIWNSILVATSAVAIAMVFGLTAAYALGRVHFRGRGTVLMIVLGVSMFPQVAVLSGLFEVIRAFNLYNDPLSLVFSYTIFTLPFTVWVLTTFMRQLPKELEEAAIVDGASPLVTLFKVFIPLMGPAMATTGLLAFIAAWNEFLFALTFTLTDDQRTVPVAIALITGGSQHELPWGHLMAASVVVTVPLVVLVLIFQRRIVSGLTAGAVKG from the coding sequence ATGAACCGCAAACTGCTCAGGAAAATAGTGGCGAAAACCGGGTTTGGTCTGCTTCTGGCGGCGATCATGCTGTTCACGGTGTTCCCCTTCTATTACGCGATCCTGACGTCGTTCAAGAGTGGCTCCGAGCTGTTCAACATCAATTACTGGATCACCAGCTTTAATCTTGAGAATTACCAGGCAGTACTGGGGCAGAGTTCGTTTGTATCCAGCATCTGGAATTCGATTCTGGTCGCCACCTCCGCCGTTGCCATTGCCATGGTGTTTGGTCTGACGGCTGCCTATGCCCTTGGGCGGGTGCATTTCCGTGGGCGGGGAACGGTGCTGATGATTGTGCTGGGGGTTTCCATGTTTCCCCAGGTGGCGGTTCTGTCGGGCCTTTTCGAGGTAATCCGGGCGTTCAATCTGTATAACGATCCGCTGTCCCTGGTGTTCTCCTACACCATTTTCACATTGCCATTCACCGTCTGGGTGTTGACCACCTTCATGCGGCAGCTACCAAAAGAACTGGAAGAAGCCGCCATTGTGGATGGCGCTTCGCCACTGGTCACCTTGTTCAAGGTGTTTATACCGTTGATGGGGCCGGCCATGGCCACCACCGGGCTGTTGGCGTTTATTGCCGCCTGGAACGAATTCCTGTTTGCGCTGACCTTCACGCTGACAGACGACCAGCGCACGGTTCCGGTGGCCATCGCCCTGATTACCGGCGGATCCCAGCACGAACTGCCCTGGGGTCACCTGATGGCGGCATCGGTAGTTGTCACCGTGCCACTGGTAGTCCTGGTACTGATTTTTCAACGTCGAATCGTGTCCGGCCTGACGGCAGGCGCGGTCAAAGGTTAA